Proteins encoded together in one Aminipila butyrica window:
- a CDS encoding type I restriction endonuclease subunit R: MNERQFETELIQYITSGTITQPEDLERVHNTVSKDSDGDYIVKSKLWKYEPQIKTTGQLWNNFKEILEQHNLNILHHPLSVMEFNQVKKIISGIQTPYEAGQFLYGLNGVSQIEIDLDDGRHVFLTVFDQKQIGAGNTIYQVVNQIKRPAVVTGKKERYFDTTLLINGLPIIQIEEKRDTRNIDEALNQMKQYADENQYRDIFSTLQILVGITPNNVKYMANMTADKFNKDFAFNWQRKSDNTIVRSWKEFADSMLSIPMAHQMATNYMILDGTKNQQMLKVMRPYQVYATQHVMEQLKSADFELGMNRIGYIWHTTGSGKTITSFKTAWLASRMPRVDKVIFVVDRIALTKQTNENYKAYDPDATEDTFGSVQDTYNTTDLSRKLKSKDNSIIVTSVQKLDTLVKRKSFNAPDKNMVFIVDEAHRSTGGDSFQNIQKAFQKSAWVGYTGTPMFDETTTGLRTEDVFGPLLHAYTIREAIADRNVLGFKVDFETTIDEKQMKETYLPAFYRECHPKWTDEQIQEKINKLSPEDMDDAIEPSFYDENLDHIKLVVEDIFKNWRNRSNEGRYNALFTTHVGGGKASTPMAIMYFKEFQRVNEENKKKGGQTLKVAVTFSENTSNNDSMLTTNKGLHDAIKVYNAEFGTSFGMDDVSGYTQDVTARLNKSATDGHFLDLVIVVDQLLTGFDAPELNTLYVDRTLKGAGLIQAYSRTNRIADMQEKPWGRVVNYRWPAQNEKRMNKALAVYANKDSASLSVEEQQKSNQKDGIIAKPFEEVFYEVKQVVENLSSLTMDFQQLPPSEKQKEFMLDLLREYNRGMAKLKQYDPEEVDGEKVGFNYDNPDELIEALGMNPDQEVMLTTVLTNELKSHIAKEKKIPFYQIELRMTHVKDVKIDYDYLTELVENLLNQVHEGRKAEAKETQEKINQFANGLEDRSYATKIINAAGAIVKGYFPPVGSNFKYPAKLSDSEQIIQQANLVSLDRMFLDFRVKWGITDIITSAQMRELFSRHRYSAQDLDDTGQIRDIIAQASLDYMTLAHDEEVQALSKIKYRNGLREAIYELADELVEN; this comes from the coding sequence ATGAACGAAAGACAATTTGAAACAGAATTAATTCAGTACATTACCAGTGGCACTATTACACAGCCAGAAGACCTTGAACGAGTCCACAATACTGTTTCCAAGGACTCAGACGGTGATTATATTGTGAAATCGAAACTGTGGAAATATGAACCACAGATTAAAACTACAGGGCAGCTTTGGAATAATTTTAAGGAAATTTTGGAGCAGCACAATTTAAATATACTACATCATCCGTTAAGTGTAATGGAATTCAATCAAGTGAAAAAAATTATTTCGGGCATTCAAACGCCCTATGAAGCAGGCCAGTTCTTGTATGGGCTAAATGGTGTGTCGCAAATTGAGATTGATTTAGATGACGGACGCCATGTATTCCTTACTGTTTTTGACCAAAAACAAATAGGAGCGGGAAATACCATCTACCAGGTGGTCAATCAAATTAAACGTCCGGCAGTTGTTACGGGGAAAAAAGAACGTTATTTTGACACGACTCTGTTGATTAACGGTCTGCCAATTATACAAATTGAAGAAAAGCGGGATACCCGGAACATTGATGAAGCCCTCAACCAGATGAAGCAATATGCGGATGAAAATCAGTATCGTGATATTTTCTCAACTTTGCAGATTTTGGTGGGTATCACGCCAAACAATGTGAAATATATGGCAAATATGACGGCAGATAAATTTAATAAAGACTTTGCTTTTAACTGGCAGCGGAAGAGTGATAATACTATTGTGCGCAGCTGGAAGGAGTTTGCAGATTCCATGCTGTCGATTCCCATGGCTCATCAAATGGCTACCAACTACATGATTCTGGATGGCACAAAAAACCAGCAGATGTTGAAGGTGATGCGCCCATATCAAGTCTATGCAACACAACATGTTATGGAACAATTAAAAAGTGCTGATTTTGAGCTGGGTATGAATCGGATTGGTTATATCTGGCATACAACTGGGTCCGGCAAAACCATTACAAGTTTTAAAACGGCATGGCTTGCAAGCCGCATGCCTAGGGTGGATAAGGTTATTTTTGTGGTGGATCGGATTGCTTTAACTAAGCAAACCAATGAAAATTATAAAGCCTATGATCCCGATGCTACGGAAGATACTTTTGGCAGTGTTCAAGATACATACAATACGACAGACTTGAGCCGTAAGCTTAAAAGTAAAGATAATAGTATCATTGTGACTTCTGTTCAAAAACTGGATACGTTGGTGAAACGCAAAAGCTTTAATGCGCCAGACAAGAATATGGTGTTTATTGTAGATGAAGCCCACCGTTCAACTGGAGGGGATTCCTTCCAAAATATCCAGAAGGCTTTTCAGAAGTCTGCATGGGTCGGCTATACGGGGACACCGATGTTTGATGAAACAACCACTGGACTGAGAACAGAAGACGTTTTTGGACCCCTGTTGCATGCTTATACTATTCGGGAAGCCATTGCTGACCGCAATGTTCTGGGATTTAAGGTGGATTTCGAAACAACTATTGACGAAAAACAAATGAAGGAGACGTATCTGCCTGCGTTCTATCGTGAATGCCATCCTAAATGGACCGACGAACAAATTCAAGAAAAAATTAACAAGCTTTCTCCAGAAGATATGGATGATGCAATTGAACCCAGTTTCTACGATGAGAATCTGGACCATATTAAACTAGTAGTTGAAGACATTTTCAAGAATTGGCGGAATCGTTCCAATGAAGGCAGGTATAATGCGCTGTTCACCACCCACGTAGGTGGTGGTAAAGCCAGCACCCCCATGGCAATAATGTATTTTAAAGAGTTTCAGCGTGTTAACGAAGAAAACAAGAAGAAAGGTGGGCAGACTTTAAAAGTAGCCGTTACATTCAGCGAAAATACATCGAATAATGATAGCATGCTCACCACCAATAAAGGCTTACATGATGCCATTAAGGTCTATAACGCTGAATTTGGGACTTCTTTTGGAATGGATGATGTTTCAGGCTATACCCAAGACGTAACCGCTCGATTAAATAAATCAGCCACAGATGGTCATTTCCTTGATTTGGTGATTGTGGTAGATCAGTTATTAACGGGATTTGATGCCCCTGAGTTGAATACCCTTTATGTAGATAGAACTTTGAAAGGTGCGGGACTAATACAAGCTTATTCGAGAACCAACCGCATTGCGGACATGCAGGAGAAGCCTTGGGGCCGGGTGGTTAATTACCGATGGCCTGCGCAGAATGAAAAGCGGATGAACAAGGCCCTGGCTGTTTATGCAAATAAAGATTCGGCTAGCTTATCGGTAGAAGAACAACAAAAATCCAACCAAAAAGACGGTATCATTGCGAAACCTTTTGAAGAGGTGTTTTATGAAGTAAAACAAGTGGTTGAAAATTTGAGCAGCCTTACAATGGACTTTCAACAGCTGCCACCATCTGAAAAACAAAAAGAATTTATGCTGGATTTACTACGTGAATATAACAGAGGAATGGCCAAATTAAAGCAATATGATCCGGAGGAGGTTGATGGAGAGAAAGTTGGCTTTAACTATGACAATCCAGATGAGCTAATAGAAGCGTTAGGAATGAATCCAGATCAAGAAGTGATGTTGACAACGGTTTTAACCAATGAGCTGAAGTCTCATATTGCTAAAGAGAAAAAAATCCCTTTTTATCAAATTGAGCTGCGGATGACTCATGTAAAGGATGTTAAAATTGACTATGACTATCTGACAGAGCTGGTGGAAAACTTATTGAATCAAGTTCACGAAGGCAGAAAGGCAGAAGCGAAAGAGACCCAAGAGAAAATCAATCAATTTGCTAATGGGTTGGAGGACCGTAGCTATGCAACTAAAATTATCAATGCAGCAGGTGCGATTGTTAAAGGGTACTTCCCACCTGTAGGCTCCAACTTTAAGTATCCGGCGAAGCTGAGTGACAGTGAACAAATCATTCAGCAAGCAAACCTTGTTAGTCTGGATCGAATGTTTCTGGACTTTCGAGTAAAATGGGGGATTACGGATATTATTACAAGTGCTCAAATGCGAGAGCTGTTTAGTCGCCATCGCTATAGTGCCCAAGATTTAGATGATACGGGCCAAATCCGGGATATCATTGCGCAAGCAAGTTTAGACTATATGACCCTAGCTCATGATGAAGAGGTACAGGCCTTGTCTAAAATTAAATATCGGAATGGCTTGCGTGAAGCAATTTACGAGCTAGCTGATGAACTGGTGGAAAATTAG
- the rhuM gene encoding RhuM family protein, whose amino-acid sequence MVNEIQFLMYDADERVEVLVQDETIWATQKTIAQLFDVGVPAISKHLKNIFQSEELDEAVVVSILENTTQHGAIEGKTQTNSVKYYNLDAIISIGYRVNSQKATKFRIWATDILKEYIQKGFKIDVARMKQGEFVFGKDYFRELLETVRSIRASERRIWQQITDVFAEISYDYDRNSDVTEKFYATVQNKFHYAITGKTAAEIVYDSADKDKEHMGLTSWKNSPDGRILQSDVVVAKNYLAEKEIRSLERNVSAYFDYVERLLEDEILLGMQDFATSIDEFLKFNRYEILEGHGRISSNVAKTKAIGEYKEFNKHQKIISDFDKEMKKVQGEHK is encoded by the coding sequence ATGGTGAACGAAATACAATTTTTAATGTATGATGCTGATGAAAGAGTAGAAGTTCTTGTTCAAGATGAGACGATTTGGGCAACTCAAAAAACCATTGCACAGCTTTTCGATGTTGGTGTGCCGGCGATTAGCAAGCATTTGAAAAATATCTTCCAGTCCGAAGAATTGGATGAAGCAGTGGTTGTTTCCATTTTGGAAAATACCACTCAACACGGTGCAATAGAAGGAAAAACACAGACGAACTCTGTTAAATATTACAACTTAGATGCGATTATCTCCATTGGCTATCGAGTAAATTCTCAAAAAGCGACGAAGTTTCGCATATGGGCAACGGATATCTTAAAAGAGTACATCCAAAAAGGTTTTAAGATTGACGTTGCGCGCATGAAACAAGGGGAGTTTGTTTTTGGCAAGGACTACTTTCGTGAGTTGCTTGAAACCGTTCGTTCCATTCGAGCAAGTGAACGGCGTATCTGGCAGCAAATAACCGATGTTTTTGCAGAAATTTCATACGATTATGATCGAAATTCAGATGTTACCGAGAAATTTTATGCTACCGTACAAAATAAGTTTCACTATGCCATTACAGGCAAAACTGCGGCTGAAATTGTTTATGATAGTGCGGATAAAGACAAAGAGCATATGGGGCTGACCTCGTGGAAGAACTCTCCCGATGGAAGAATCTTGCAGTCCGATGTTGTGGTGGCAAAAAATTATCTCGCTGAAAAAGAAATTCGAAGTCTGGAACGTAACGTGTCCGCCTACTTTGATTACGTAGAGCGCTTGCTGGAAGATGAAATTTTATTGGGTATGCAAGACTTTGCTACAAGTATTGATGAATTTTTAAAATTTAACCGATATGAAATATTGGAGGGCCATGGACGTATTTCCAGCAATGTAGCTAAGACAAAAGCTATTGGTGAATATAAGGAATTCAACAAGCATCAGAAAATTATTTCCGATTTTGATAAAGAAATGAAGAAGGTCCAAGGAGAGCATAAATGA
- a CDS encoding restriction endonuclease subunit S, whose translation MSDKKENVPKIRFPGFTQEWERRKLGEVGDTFSGLSGKTKEEFGHGDAKFVTYVNVFGNTISDSNGLESIGVDNKQKQVEYGDVFFTISSETPKEVGMSSVWLENTRDVYLNSFCLGYRPTVEFDPYYLAFMLRSPAIREKFIFLAQGISRYNISKKKVMEIKVPVPELSEQNKIGIFFKDIDSLIALQQRKLNNVQKLKAGLLQKMFPKEDEDFPEVRFPGFTDAWKNQKLGDVYEKIRNAFVGTATPYYVKEGHFYLESNNIKDGRINRDSEVFVNNDFYERQRDNWLHTNDLVMVQSGHVGHAAVIPENLDNTAAHALIIIANPREKNNPHFTNYQFQTKKAKRNIDSITTGNTIKHILASEMKKFEIFICGYEEQSQIGNLFNTIDQLITLHQRKLEHLQEQKKALLQQMFV comes from the coding sequence ATGAGCGATAAAAAAGAAAATGTACCTAAGATAAGATTCCCTGGGTTTACACAAGAGTGGGAGCGACGGAAGCTGGGGGAAGTGGGTGATACATTCAGTGGATTGTCAGGTAAAACAAAAGAAGAGTTTGGACATGGTGATGCTAAATTTGTCACTTATGTTAATGTTTTTGGTAATACAATCTCTGATTCAAACGGCTTAGAAAGCATCGGAGTTGATAATAAGCAAAAACAGGTTGAGTATGGTGATGTGTTCTTTACAATATCATCTGAAACTCCTAAAGAAGTTGGCATGTCGTCTGTGTGGCTTGAAAACACTAGGGATGTGTACCTGAATAGTTTCTGCTTGGGCTACAGACCTACGGTAGAATTTGATCCATATTATTTGGCATTCATGTTACGCTCACCAGCAATTCGGGAGAAATTCATATTCTTGGCTCAAGGTATCTCAAGATATAATATATCTAAGAAAAAGGTTATGGAGATAAAGGTTCCGGTTCCTGAACTTAGTGAACAAAATAAAATTGGTATATTCTTTAAAGACATTGACTCCCTTATCGCTCTCCAACAGCGTAAGTTAAATAACGTACAAAAATTAAAAGCTGGGCTGCTTCAAAAAATGTTTCCCAAAGAAGACGAAGATTTTCCGGAAGTTCGCTTCCCAGGATTTACTGACGCTTGGAAAAATCAAAAGTTGGGAGATGTATATGAAAAAATTAGAAATGCATTTGTGGGAACAGCTACTCCATATTATGTAAAAGAAGGACATTTTTATTTAGAATCTAATAACATTAAAGATGGACGAATCAACAGAGATTCAGAGGTTTTTGTAAATAATGATTTCTATGAAAGGCAAAGGGATAATTGGTTGCATACAAATGATTTGGTAATGGTGCAATCCGGTCATGTAGGTCATGCGGCTGTAATTCCTGAAAATCTTGATAATACTGCGGCTCATGCACTCATTATAATTGCTAATCCAAGAGAAAAAAATAACCCGCATTTTACTAATTATCAATTCCAGACTAAAAAAGCAAAGCGTAATATTGATAGTATAACAACGGGAAATACGATCAAACACATTCTGGCGTCTGAAATGAAAAAATTTGAAATTTTTATTTGCGGGTATGAAGAACAAAGTCAAATTGGAAATCTTTTTAATACCATCGACCAGCTCATCACCCTCCACCAGCGTAAGCTGGAACACTTGCAAGAACAGAAGAAAGCATTACTGCAACAAATGTTTGTCTAG
- a CDS encoding type I restriction-modification system subunit M — protein MSNNLQNITTKLWAMANELRGNMDAAEYKNYILAFMFYRYLSEHQERYLVENNVIDVTSGESINKAYLEQANGDDLNDYLEDISSSLGYAIAPLDTWESLIQKIDNSMVIPSDYQTIFENFNKNAELNKEAVKDFRGVFNDINLGDSRLGSSTNERAKSLNRIVKLVEGIDYKGEDGKDILGAIYEYLISQFAASAGKKGGEFYTPHEVSKILAKVVTDGVEESDNTFSVYDPTCGSGSLLLTVQGELPGGDKPGAIKFFGQEKNTTTYNLARMNLMMHGVSFNNMSLSNADTLERDWPDGPDAKGLDHPRSFDAVVANPPYSAHWDNSETKLKDPRFSEYGKLAPKTKADYAFILHSLYHLNSTGTMAIVLPHGVLFRGAAEGTIRQTIIEKNYLDTVIGLPANLFYGVSIPTTILVFKKNRKTKDILFIDASNEFEKGKNQNKLTDKNINKIIETYRNRVDVDKYAHVASLEEIKENEFNLNIPRYVDTFEEEQIIDLDEVNKLLEQDKREIAELEAKINEQLKILGIHV, from the coding sequence ATGAGTAATAACTTACAGAACATTACAACAAAGCTGTGGGCCATGGCTAATGAGCTTCGTGGAAACATGGATGCCGCAGAATACAAGAATTATATTTTAGCCTTCATGTTTTATCGCTATCTGTCTGAGCACCAAGAACGCTATTTAGTTGAAAACAATGTTATTGATGTGACCAGCGGCGAATCCATCAATAAAGCTTATTTAGAACAAGCCAATGGGGATGATTTGAATGATTACCTAGAAGATATTTCTTCAAGTTTAGGCTATGCCATTGCCCCCCTTGACACCTGGGAATCGCTAATTCAAAAGATCGATAACAGCATGGTAATTCCCAGTGATTATCAGACGATTTTTGAAAACTTCAATAAGAACGCTGAATTAAATAAAGAAGCGGTGAAAGATTTTCGTGGAGTATTTAATGACATTAACCTGGGAGACTCTCGTCTTGGTTCTTCTACAAATGAACGGGCAAAATCCCTTAACCGGATTGTAAAACTTGTTGAAGGCATTGATTACAAAGGGGAAGACGGCAAAGATATTCTCGGGGCAATCTATGAATATTTAATCAGTCAATTTGCAGCCAGTGCAGGCAAAAAAGGCGGAGAGTTTTACACCCCTCATGAAGTTTCTAAAATTTTAGCTAAAGTTGTAACAGATGGGGTAGAAGAATCGGATAATACTTTTTCGGTGTATGACCCGACTTGCGGATCTGGATCGTTGCTGCTAACCGTTCAAGGCGAGCTGCCTGGGGGAGATAAACCTGGGGCCATTAAGTTCTTTGGGCAAGAAAAGAACACCACAACATACAATTTAGCCCGTATGAACCTGATGATGCACGGGGTTTCCTTTAACAACATGTCTCTGTCTAATGCAGATACTCTTGAAAGAGATTGGCCTGATGGACCAGATGCAAAAGGACTGGATCATCCCCGCTCTTTTGATGCCGTAGTTGCCAATCCACCCTATTCGGCTCATTGGGACAATAGCGAGACGAAACTAAAAGACCCTCGCTTTAGCGAATATGGTAAACTTGCTCCGAAAACAAAGGCAGATTATGCCTTCATTTTACACAGTTTGTACCATCTAAATAGCACTGGAACCATGGCTATCGTGCTGCCGCACGGTGTCTTATTCAGGGGTGCAGCAGAAGGAACGATTCGTCAAACCATCATTGAGAAAAACTATCTTGATACGGTGATCGGCTTACCTGCTAACTTGTTTTACGGTGTAAGCATTCCAACTACAATTTTAGTATTCAAGAAAAATCGTAAAACAAAAGATATTTTGTTTATCGATGCAAGCAACGAATTTGAAAAAGGTAAGAATCAAAATAAACTTACGGATAAAAATATCAATAAGATTATTGAAACGTACCGAAACCGTGTGGATGTGGATAAATATGCGCATGTGGCATCATTAGAAGAAATCAAAGAAAACGAGTTTAACTTGAACATTCCCCGTTATGTGGATACGTTTGAGGAAGAACAAATCATTGATCTTGATGAAGTCAATAAGTTGCTAGAGCAAGACAAGCGAGAAATAGCTGAGTTAGAAGCCAAGATTAATGAACAGTTGAAAATTTTAGGTATACATGTGTAA
- a CDS encoding MerR family transcriptional regulator, translating into MVYTVGEMAKRLHIAPSTLRYYDKEGLLPFLERSEGGIRMFKEEDFAFLSVIECLKKTGMSIKDIKVFIDWCMEGDTTIAQRLTLIKEQRESVLLQIEQMQQTLAMLNYKQWYYETAQIAGTCSVHQTMTLEDIPEEFHEVSGKK; encoded by the coding sequence ATGGTATATACAGTAGGAGAAATGGCGAAGAGATTACATATCGCCCCGTCCACCCTTCGATATTATGATAAAGAGGGCCTATTGCCTTTTCTTGAGCGTTCCGAGGGCGGAATCAGGATGTTTAAAGAAGAAGATTTTGCCTTTCTTTCCGTCATTGAATGCTTGAAAAAAACAGGCATGTCCATTAAAGATATTAAAGTATTTATTGATTGGTGCATGGAGGGCGATACTACCATCGCCCAGCGGTTAACCTTAATTAAAGAACAACGTGAATCCGTACTTTTGCAGATTGAACAAATGCAGCAAACCCTTGCGATGCTTAATTATAAACAGTGGTACTATGAAACAGCTCAAATAGCCGGGACTTGCTCCGTTCATCAAACGATGACATTGGAAGATATTCCTGAAGAATTTCATGAGGTCAGTGGGAAAAAGTGA
- a CDS encoding iron-containing alcohol dehydrogenase, with protein MSFQMYVPTRILFGKGQLGHLHSQQMPGKKALIIISNGKSTKENGYLSETEKQLHLAGIETVVFDEIMANPLKTTVMEGSVCARKNNCDFIVALGGGSVMDASKAIAAMATNDGDLWDYVSGGTGKGKTLSSEPLPIIAITTTAGTGSEVDQYGVISNQETNEKIGFGGYDSLFPTMAIVDAELMKSVPTKFTAYQGFDALFHSVECYISAAANLMSDMYALTAIENVGKYLVRAVKDGNDLEAREHMAFANTLSGVVMTISACTSEHSMEHAMSAYHHQLPHGAGLIMISQAYFTYFIENHACDDRFVRMAQALGMEGANAPMDFIRALVKLQEDCGVSDLKMSDYGIQPNEFMTMAQNARATMGGLFQCDPMPLSDEDCAAIFKKSYR; from the coding sequence ATGAGCTTTCAAATGTATGTACCCACAAGAATTCTATTCGGGAAAGGTCAGTTAGGCCATTTGCATAGCCAGCAAATGCCGGGTAAAAAAGCCTTAATTATTATTTCTAATGGAAAATCTACAAAGGAAAATGGATACCTGTCTGAAACAGAGAAGCAGCTGCATCTAGCGGGGATAGAAACGGTTGTATTTGATGAGATTATGGCAAATCCCTTAAAGACGACTGTTATGGAGGGGAGTGTTTGCGCCCGTAAGAACAATTGTGATTTTATCGTTGCACTGGGCGGCGGTAGTGTTATGGATGCGTCTAAAGCCATTGCTGCGATGGCAACAAATGACGGGGATTTATGGGATTATGTTTCCGGAGGGACGGGTAAAGGAAAAACCTTGTCCAGTGAACCTCTGCCGATCATAGCCATTACAACCACCGCTGGGACAGGCAGCGAGGTGGATCAGTACGGTGTTATTTCCAATCAAGAAACCAACGAGAAGATTGGTTTTGGCGGGTACGATTCCCTTTTCCCGACAATGGCGATTGTCGATGCAGAATTGATGAAATCGGTGCCGACTAAGTTCACGGCTTATCAAGGGTTTGATGCTTTGTTTCATAGTGTTGAATGCTATATTTCAGCAGCGGCGAACTTGATGAGTGATATGTACGCGCTGACTGCCATTGAAAATGTGGGTAAATATCTGGTTCGTGCTGTCAAAGATGGCAATGATTTAGAGGCTAGAGAGCATATGGCCTTTGCGAATACCCTGTCGGGGGTCGTAATGACAATTAGCGCCTGTACCAGTGAACATTCCATGGAACACGCCATGAGTGCTTATCATCACCAGCTGCCTCATGGTGCCGGGCTGATTATGATTTCCCAGGCCTACTTTACCTATTTCATCGAAAACCACGCCTGTGACGACCGATTTGTGCGAATGGCACAGGCTTTGGGAATGGAAGGCGCAAACGCACCGATGGATTTCATTCGCGCATTGGTGAAGCTGCAAGAGGACTGCGGCGTTTCGGATTTAAAAATGTCCGATTATGGTATTCAGCCTAATGAATTTATGACCATGGCACAGAATGCACGCGCTACCATGGGCGGACTATTCCAATGTGACCCTATGCCGCTTTCGGATGAAGATTGTGCAGCAATATTTAAAAAATCTTATCGATAA
- a CDS encoding dihydrofolate reductase family protein, translated as MDRPYIFCHMMTSIDGKIMGSYMGTQEGEAAGEVFYNIAFGKNPYYQHQGWLSGRITTDDNFTRYKEPMLDQKALSVPEGDFIAEANASMYYVSVDPAGRLGWESNTLTYVDTTAHVIEVLTGKASNAYKAFLRKLGISYILAGDESLDYGLALQKVKALFGVKTLMLGGGGVLNWSFIQAGMCDELSVVIAPAADGSSDTPALFETRGGFAADKPVGFTLKGAEAKEDGSVWLRYTVNH; from the coding sequence ATGGATAGACCTTATATTTTTTGTCATATGATGACCTCCATTGACGGCAAGATTATGGGCTCTTATATGGGGACTCAAGAGGGTGAGGCAGCGGGAGAGGTATTTTACAATATTGCATTTGGTAAAAATCCCTATTACCAACATCAGGGGTGGTTGTCCGGCCGCATAACGACGGATGACAATTTTACACGGTATAAAGAACCTATGCTGGACCAGAAGGCACTCTCCGTACCAGAAGGGGATTTTATCGCTGAAGCTAATGCTTCTATGTATTATGTTTCAGTAGATCCTGCTGGCAGGCTGGGTTGGGAGAGCAATACCTTAACTTATGTGGATACGACTGCCCATGTGATTGAAGTGCTTACAGGCAAGGCTAGCAACGCCTATAAAGCATTTCTCCGTAAATTGGGGATTTCCTATATCCTAGCTGGGGATGAATCCTTGGACTATGGACTTGCTTTGCAAAAGGTAAAGGCACTGTTTGGTGTAAAAACACTGATGTTAGGCGGGGGCGGTGTTCTCAATTGGTCTTTTATACAAGCAGGCATGTGCGATGAACTCAGTGTCGTCATCGCTCCGGCAGCAGATGGCTCGTCGGATACCCCTGCGCTATTTGAAACACGAGGGGGCTTCGCAGCTGATAAACCAGTTGGATTTACCCTGAAAGGTGCAGAAGCTAAAGAAGACGGCAGCGTTTGGCTTCGTTATACCGTAAATCATTGA